The proteins below are encoded in one region of Scyliorhinus torazame isolate Kashiwa2021f chromosome 16, sScyTor2.1, whole genome shotgun sequence:
- the LOC140392414 gene encoding interferon-induced protein with tetratricopeptide repeats 5-like gives MSNAQDDLLKVKLNWLQCHFTWTPQREYIDLDDLKQRLEDSIDLGMKYQARSYNQLAFVNCLQGNCEDAIRNLKEAEKLLRENHEGEFDKRIIVTYGNYAWVYYHMGQLTEAQSYLDKLERVCKQFPDASRYTAMIPEVYGEKGWALLSCNSQCYEDAMECFKKALLEEPDNTDWIIGYATVLYRLEGFSGTPENQGPSESVKQFRRVLELDPDDSVAMVQLALKLKFHQSAEALNLVEQALQKSPNLPYVLRYAAKFYRKAGDVEKAMELLKRGLEITPHSAFLHHQIGVCYRTKFDQLTKFPDKGPRNAALQRNAQLIKLCKHHFQKATENRQCTSIHIHLDLADIYSLNEEHHKVKEIYNHLLTLEDIRPENKQAICLQAGLFELNYMKSESNAINHFLVGIKVNYDSIEQKQCRKNLEKIAASQLRRNRRESKALGVLGFLHQLDGERCEAIQYFERALEFDPGNEEYLSALCELRLSIEADNDIPN, from the coding sequence TAACGCACAGGATGATTTGTTGAAAGTGAAGCTTAATTGGCTTCAATGTCACTTCAcgtggactccacagagagaatacATTGACCTGGACGATTTGAAGCAAAGATTAGAAGATTCAATAGATCTTGGTATGAAATATCAAGCCAGGTCTTACAACCAACTCGCTTTTGTAAACTGTCTGCAAGGAAACTGTGAGGACGCGATTCGAAACTTAAAGGAAGCTGAAAAGCTTCTGCGGGAGAATCATGAAGGTGAATTTGATAAAAGAATCATTGTCACCTATGGAAACTATGCCTGGGTATATTACCACATGGGACAACTGACAGAGGCTCAGTCCTACCTCGACAAACTGGAGAGGGTCTGTAAACAATTTCCTGATGCCTCTCGGTACACAGCAATGATACCTGAAGTGTACGGAGAGAAGGGTTGGGCACTGTTGAGTTGTAATAGTCAATGTTATGAAGATGCAATGGAATGTTTTAAAAAGGCCCTGCTGGAAGAGCCAgataacacagactggattattggATATGCAACTGTTCTGTACCGTCTGGAGGGGTTCTCTGGTACACCAGAGAATCAAGGGCCCAGTGAATCAGTGAAGCAATTTAGACGTGTGCTGGAGCTTGATCCAGATGACTCTGTAGCCATGGTGCAGCTGGCTCTAAAACTAAAGTTCCATCAGAGTGCTGAGGCACTCAATTTAGTTGAACAAGCATTGCAGAAGTCCCCTAATCTTCCATATGTGCTTCGCTATGCAGCAAAATTTTACAGAAAGGCCGGAGATGTGGAAAAAGCtatggagctgctgaagagaggaTTAGAAATtaccccacactctgccttcttaCACCATCAAATAGGTGTGTGTTACAGAACCAAATTTGATCAACTGACAAAGTTTCCAGACAAAGGTCCTCGCAATGCGGCTCTCCAACGGAATGCTCAATTGATTAAACTGTGCAAGCATCATTTTCAAAAGGCAACAGAGAATCGACAATGTACATCTATTCATATCCACCTGGATTTGGCAGATATTTATTCATTAAATGAAGAACATCACAAAGTGAAGGAGATCTACAACCACTTACTGACATTGGAAGATATACGTCCAGAGAATAAACAGGCAATCTGTTTACAGGCTGGGTTATTTGAACTGAATTACATGAAATCAGAATCAAATGCCATCAACCATTTTCTGGTAGGAATCAAAGTCAATTATGACTCAATAGAACAGAAACAATGTCGAAAAAACTTGGAGAAGATAGCAGCAAGCCAGCTTCGCAGGAATCGTCGAGAAAGCAAGGCCCTTGGTGTTTTGGGATTCCTGCACCAGCTGGATGGTGAGAGATGTGAAGCTATTCAATACTTTGAAAGGGCCTTGGAGTTCGATCCTGGCAATGAAGAATATCTAAGTGCTCTATGTGAATTACGCCTTTCCATCGAGGCTGACAATGACATTCCCAACTAA